A region of Haloplanus sp. XH21 DNA encodes the following proteins:
- a CDS encoding class I SAM-dependent methyltransferase, translating into MDRPDPRATYDRIAEHFAATREYPWPEIESFVDDADPVALGLDIGCGNARHAEVLAERADRVVGLDASRGLLQAARERQDARGFDADLVQGDAARLPVAPSRFGLAVYVATLHHLRPREIRLASLDELSRVLAPGGRALVSVWSTTHDRFDATEGFDTTVDWTLPGGETVPRYYHVYDPDEFERDLTASALAVHDSFLASGNCYAVVGPEVD; encoded by the coding sequence ATGGACCGGCCGGATCCGCGCGCCACCTACGACCGGATCGCGGAGCATTTCGCCGCCACGCGGGAGTACCCCTGGCCCGAAATCGAATCGTTCGTCGACGACGCCGACCCCGTGGCGCTCGGCCTCGATATCGGCTGTGGCAACGCCCGGCACGCCGAGGTGCTCGCCGAACGCGCGGACCGCGTCGTCGGCCTCGATGCGAGTCGTGGGCTTCTCCAGGCCGCCCGTGAGCGGCAGGACGCACGCGGATTCGACGCCGACCTCGTGCAGGGTGACGCCGCGCGACTCCCCGTTGCCCCGTCGCGGTTCGGTCTCGCCGTCTACGTGGCGACGCTCCATCATCTCCGCCCCCGAGAGATCCGTCTCGCCAGCCTCGACGAACTCTCGCGGGTGCTCGCGCCGGGCGGGCGGGCCCTCGTCAGCGTCTGGAGTACGACCCACGACCGCTTCGACGCCACGGAGGGGTTCGACACCACCGTCGACTGGACGCTCCCCGGCGGCGAGACGGTGCCTCGGTACTACCACGTCTACGACCCCGACGAGTTCGAACGTGACCTGACGGCGAGCGCGCTCGCCGTCCACGACAGCTTCCTCGCGAGCGGCAACTGTTACGCCGTCGTCGGCCCAGAGGTGGACTGA
- a CDS encoding type II secretion system F family protein, producing the protein MIAHLIPLLVVAVLVCPLVLSPVSERASLLVSRIAVPIFGDYVARSPRRSWQQSRLQATHVGATHRVFASRTLLISGVAGVAGAILGVYTAVWLVDLFAISRDAIIAFVPAPLSFLGGLTRLQDLTLLGLFVLFLFFGATIGSVLALGTYWARWTYLDQLASARASEIEATLPRTIAFVYALSRSGMPFPDTLDTLAENDEIYGEAAREVGVAVREMNTFSTDILTALRNTAERTPSEGLEEFSDNLASVLGSGRNLSSFLRDQYERYQEEAEAQQRQYLELVATFAEVYVTVLVAGPLFFITVLVVIGLVIENTLPIVRFVSYAGIPLASAGFVVYIDSLVQHDTAMTDVGQDTAGSTAIAGQNAEGGGTSALPRSDGGAVADADLPNVERLVAYDRFSAVRRWLNNPLRKVLERPRLSLVITIPLGVVWVLIRAAPIPLGPSALQTLDHPVMEATLAIMAVFALLHETHKRRIRRVEEAVPDFLDRLASVNEAGMTVVESIGRVAGSDLGGLEDEVNRTWRDIEWGADATTALRRLAARTRARMVSQAVTLITNAMNASGDIAPVLRIAADEATETRRLRRERRQEMLTYVLVIYISVFVFLGIIAALTVAFIPAVQQTGTVSAGPSAPGTGFGGAFGGIEVNTSAYELLFFHVSAIQAVCSGLIAGQLAEGSVDDGVKHAAGLLALTYLVFAVLLL; encoded by the coding sequence GTGATCGCACACCTCATCCCCCTGCTCGTGGTCGCCGTGCTCGTGTGCCCGCTCGTCCTGTCGCCGGTGAGCGAGCGGGCGAGCCTGCTCGTCTCGCGGATCGCCGTCCCAATCTTCGGGGACTACGTCGCCCGAAGTCCCCGCCGCTCCTGGCAGCAGTCGCGGTTGCAAGCGACCCACGTCGGCGCCACCCACCGGGTGTTCGCCTCGCGGACGCTGTTGATCAGCGGCGTCGCCGGCGTTGCCGGCGCCATCCTCGGGGTGTACACCGCCGTGTGGCTGGTCGATCTCTTCGCAATCAGCCGGGACGCCATCATCGCGTTCGTCCCCGCGCCCCTGTCCTTTCTCGGTGGCCTCACTCGACTGCAGGACCTGACGCTGCTCGGCCTGTTCGTGCTCTTTCTCTTCTTCGGGGCGACGATCGGTTCCGTCCTGGCGCTCGGAACGTACTGGGCGCGGTGGACGTATCTCGACCAGTTGGCCAGTGCTCGCGCGAGCGAGATAGAGGCCACCCTGCCCCGGACCATCGCCTTCGTCTACGCGCTCTCGCGGAGCGGGATGCCGTTTCCCGACACGCTCGACACGCTCGCTGAGAACGACGAGATCTACGGCGAGGCGGCCCGCGAAGTCGGCGTCGCCGTCCGGGAGATGAACACCTTCTCGACCGACATCCTGACCGCGCTCCGGAACACCGCCGAGCGGACGCCCAGCGAGGGACTGGAGGAGTTCTCGGACAATCTCGCGAGCGTCCTCGGGAGCGGCCGCAACCTCTCCTCGTTCCTCCGGGATCAGTACGAACGCTACCAGGAGGAAGCGGAGGCCCAGCAGCGACAGTATCTCGAACTCGTCGCGACGTTCGCCGAGGTGTACGTGACCGTCCTCGTCGCCGGCCCGCTGTTTTTCATCACCGTCCTCGTCGTCATCGGCCTCGTCATCGAGAACACGCTCCCGATCGTTCGGTTCGTCAGCTACGCCGGGATTCCGCTGGCGAGCGCCGGCTTCGTCGTCTACATCGACAGCCTGGTGCAACACGACACGGCGATGACGGACGTGGGACAGGATACGGCCGGATCGACGGCGATCGCCGGGCAGAACGCCGAGGGTGGCGGGACGAGCGCGCTCCCGCGCTCCGACGGTGGCGCAGTCGCCGACGCCGACCTCCCGAACGTCGAGCGTCTCGTCGCCTACGACCGCTTCAGCGCCGTCCGTCGGTGGCTGAACAACCCCCTTCGGAAGGTCCTCGAACGACCGAGGCTCAGCCTCGTGATCACGATCCCGCTCGGCGTCGTCTGGGTCCTGATCCGGGCCGCGCCGATCCCGCTCGGCCCGTCCGCGCTCCAGACGCTGGATCATCCCGTCATGGAGGCCACCCTCGCTATCATGGCGGTGTTCGCCCTCCTTCACGAGACACACAAGCGACGGATCCGCCGCGTCGAAGAGGCGGTGCCGGACTTCCTCGACCGCCTGGCGAGCGTCAACGAGGCGGGGATGACCGTCGTCGAGAGCATCGGGCGAGTCGCCGGCAGCGACCTCGGCGGCCTCGAAGACGAAGTGAACCGCACCTGGCGGGATATCGAATGGGGCGCAGACGCGACGACCGCCCTCCGCCGGCTTGCGGCCCGTACCCGGGCGCGGATGGTGTCACAGGCCGTCACGCTCATCACGAACGCCATGAACGCCAGCGGCGACATCGCGCCGGTCCTCCGCATCGCCGCCGACGAAGCTACCGAGACGCGGCGCCTCCGCCGCGAGCGCCGGCAGGAGATGCTCACGTACGTCCTCGTGATCTACATCTCGGTGTTCGTCTTCCTCGGCATCATCGCGGCGTTGACCGTCGCGTTCATCCCCGCCGTCCAGCAGACCGGAACCGTATCGGCCGGCCCGTCGGCACCGGGGACCGGATTCGGCGGGGCGTTCGGCGGCATAGAGGTGAACACCAGTGCCTACGAACTCCTCTTTTTCCACGTCTCCGCCATCCAGGCGGTCTGTTCCGGCCTCATCGCCGGCCAGTTGGCCGAAGGGAGCGTCGACGACGGCGTCAAACACGCCGCCGGCCTGCTCGCGCTGACGTATCTGGTGTTCGCCGTCCTGCTCCTCTGA